A region of the Channa argus isolate prfri chromosome 3, Channa argus male v1.0, whole genome shotgun sequence genome:
aatataataaaaaaaaatatataatatgtgtTAAGGGTGTGGTCCATCCTCCCCTGCCGGGAGATGAagttctctctctcccccaaaAGAGAGTCTCTCCCCTGGGCATGATTCACCGAGGAACAGGAGGCAGATCAAAGGCCCTGCATCCTATCCAActctctgttaaaaaaacaaaaaacaaacaagcagctGCTGTTCCTGTTGCAAAACTAAATCTGTAAATGGAAAGTACTGAAGTATATTAATCTAGTGCATTTTATTTGAGGATAATAAGAAAGCAAAGTGTCCGGAGAGAAAATGTAGTAGCTCCTTCAgatgtatatactgtaagtacTAGATAGCTGAGTGGTGTAGGGTTCACCAGGTGCCATACCTTCAGCAGGTAAAATGAGCAAGAGGGATTGTGAGTCTGGACAATGATTTTCAGGTATGCAGGTGGCATTTAGCTGACCACTCTGTACGatgtcagagctttgaacctggtGTGGGCGGCCACTGgtagccagtgcagagatctgaacaaTTGGtttacttgttttctttctggctATTCAAAAATGGGACTTGCCGCTACATTTTAATCATCTTCAAACATTTGATGTCAAGTATAGAATGTCAGCCGTCAAGGACAAGACTAGTGTCTGCACGAGGAGTTGGGTACACTATTCAGAAGGTGGATATGAgctttggcatgagtttttgcGTGGGTCTGAAGCTTTTTGCATATCTGTGTGATGGAAGAGATTTGGTCAGTAAAGTGTTGCTGGTGATCAATGATGGACCCTGGATTTTTGGCAAACCTTGTGGGGACAATCAATGAAAATCCTAAATTAATGCTGATTGAGATGTATTGAAGCTCTGGCTGGGAACACCTGCACTTGAGCTGAGGATGTTTTTCTCTCATCCATGAATggctccactgtctcatcacaaaTCTCTTGCCTGTCTCTGGCAGAGGAGTCgtctggtggaaaggacaggaaaagCTGTGTGTCACTGCTGTAGTGCTGACGGAAAAAGCCACATAGGTGGATGATAAACCCAGAGGGGAAAAGAAGAGGGGTGAGCCGAGAACAGAGCGCTGGGGCAAACCAGTGAGACAGTAACAATGACAGGTGGCTATTGCCCTTTCCAAGAAACTGCACCTCATAGGTTTGCTCAGATAGGTAGGACATGAACAGGCTGAGAACTGTACCAATAATGTCCAGCTCCAAGATTGCAGAGATTGCATCTGATGGccaaatgtgtttatatatataaataggAGCAGGAGGTGGATCTTCAAATATTTGATGTTGTAATTCcagaacttttgtttttttcatttccagaaTACAACATCTCTGCTGCAGCCATCTCCATCTTCAGTCTGGCCTTCATGATCCTTGGGTCCCTGTGTTTGCTGGGATCATGTACTGGTAAAGGCAAAGGCAGAGACTATCTCCTCAAACCTGCTGGCATGTTCTTTGCATTTGCAGGTAGGCTTAGTTAACCAACAAATATAATAATCCCTGCTGAATTTCAAGCCTGGAATTGGCAATGAATAGGTTATGTTACATATTTCATGTTTACACGTGCATCCCCTTCCCAGGTCTCTGCTGCTTCATCACACTAGAGGTGATGCGACAGTCTGTCAAACGAATGATAGAGAGTGAGGAAACGATCTGGATCGAATACAGCTATGGCTGGTCCTTCGCTTGTGCCTGCTCTGGGTTCATCTTTCTATTTCTCACTGGCATTGCCCTCCTGGTCATTTCCATGCCCCAGATGCCCAGGAATCCATGGGAGACCTGCATGGATGCTGAGCCGGATCAAGAGGGGTGATAGGTAGACAGACAAAGCACTGCAAGATGAGAGTGACTGTGCCTTTTGTTTTGAGTACAAATGCTAGATTCATTTCAAGAACAGGAACTGGCCAAAACAGGGTAAGGATGACAGACAGTGGTCTCTGGTGTAGATGGACTATAGCTTGATGGtaaatttattttgcagcctTCTGTCAGAGATCTAAAAGTTTTGCCCTTTCCTGTATATCCCATACACCCagagtataaataaaaaaggcctCTCCAACACTTTTGCGCTCTTTGTACCTTTGTGGTGGAGACCTTTGGTCAAATCTGTCCTATGGATTGAAACCCATCGTATTTCTCAGTATGATCAGACCTAGGCCACAAAGCATTTGCAGATATGCGACACAGAATGTTAACGTTTCCCCTCATCATTTACAACTCATCCTTCTCATTTGGCAAATActaaaaacatgttacattaATCATGGTCTTCTTTAGTCTCCTGTGTCATCATCATGCACACTTTAAGTATTACAATGTCTTCGGTTTTCGAACATTAGAAACATTACATTTCGACACAGAAGTTACTTAATTATATTAACTGCATCATGTATTATATCTTGTACATATCTAATATTCTACGCATTTTTGTATGCCCTTGCTCAACGAATCACTCACTTACAATAAATTTTAAGTAAGACAAATCAAGATCTATATGTAAAGTTGTATATTTCTAATGAACCTTTTAAATAAGAACTTTGTGGGTAAAGGATTTAGAGCTGTAGCAGAGAGCAGATTTATGTGTGCATGGCAGACTGAATGCTAAACACCCCCACAGTCACTGCAGAGCACTGACGTGCTGGAAAAGGTTCAGTTCTAGCAGGTGCACATACTAGGCCTTTTACTTTTTGCTGACAACTCCCAAaccaaatggaaacaaaaaaatctctgtTCATTTTTGATGAGCTGTTTgatacttctaaaataattgcatttgcctatatttctgcatgtttggTGCATCAAATAACTGTACAGAGAACATAACCCTTCATACGTTCATAATCTGTAGTTGCAAAAAGTGTCATTAAACTTTATTGTAGTGTAAAAAACATGCTGCTATTTTAGAAAGGGCGGTTTTTGACCATTTAAATTATGCAAACGCATGCAGTATGAAAAGGGATTATGACATAGCTTTTTTTATCCAGCAAATATCGCAGAAAAGCAATGTTCCACTGCAAGTGGGTTATGTTTTAATTACAACTGCAGTATTAATTCTTTTCATGTGACTGACTAGTTTGAGACTGACTAGTGTTGTATCATATTTGTCAACAGATGTGTTTATGCTTTGGCATAATTTAACATTCTAGGGGTTAATGCATCCAAACTTTTTCTGCAAAATCTGGTAGTCAAAGTGACTCAGAGTACTCTTATTTGTGAGAGCTGCATTCATCCATGATATCTTCAGGGCAAAAGTCAATTTAGTATAGTTACTTTCTAAACTTATTTGTTCTGTCTTTTGCTTGACTGAATGTCActctttgaacatttttatgaaaaagatgcaaaaaatgtaacaaaaagaaCCAACAGCAGTTAAATTAACCTGCTATTGACATGAACTTTCTATATTCTTATATTCTTGTCTTTTTCATTGAACATCGCATGCAATGAGACAACTTTTGGAATGTAATAGattgtgtgcgtttgtgtgtgtgagggagtgtgtTATAAGCTGTAACtttgtaatcaaaattaaatcttCATAAGCTTTGGAACAGTGTGTCTGGTTTGCTTCCATGTACCAGAGCAAAATGGGTTCACACTTCACAGgtgtgaaaaagaaaggagaagctGTTGGTGGTGTCACCATTTGTCTGTTTTCCAGGTAGATGTTGTGTTAGAAATAAATATGggaaatttaaatgtgtattgCAAAGAGAACattaaatattgtttcaaatactgtataacaTCTACTGTTTCAGGATTATTCTATGGTTGAGTCTAAATGACTGTTGTAGAAGAGACTCAAGATTCAAGCAGtttcaataaaaacactttaatagagaaacaaataaaaaagaaaaaaaaaacatttgaaacacagTCTAAATCCTTTATTATAACCACCACCAACTGAAATGAAGAATAGTAAAACAGacatattcattattttgtaCCCACGAGGGAGGAACCAATGGGACTGGGAGGCTGGGAGAACAGGTGTGCCATTGATTCACTGCAGCAAGGGAAGAACAGAGGAGAGCAAACAGATAACAGGAAGAGATGTGGCGGTAATAGAAGGCTGAACACAGTGCTCTCTACTGGCTGGGCAAAAGGTTGCTCCCTTAACATgtgccccacacacacacacacgacgcCAAGCCTGGCTTCATTTTCTTAGGATGAACACttcaacaaaaagacaaattcagaaaatgtaCGGCACAGTAATGGAAGGTGAGAACATTTCAAATGTAACTTCAACTGAAGAGTCAGTTCCCCTTTATTTACCAATAAAGACGTTGGCAAACTCATGTTTTGAAAGAATACAAATATCTTTATTAAATATGAAGgattaaaaactaatttgcaaatcaagaaaaaatgtaaataaaatccctttaaaatgtctttggcTCAATCTCTTCtgcttcaaatataaataaacgtGTAGCTGAAGAAGCGGTGAAATATTAGTATTGCACAAGATGAGAGATTAgccaatgactttttttttttttttttttttataaatagaaAGTGACTACCCCGTTAAGCAC
Encoded here:
- the LOC137123627 gene encoding voltage-dependent calcium channel gamma-1 subunit-like; translation: MHKRTKIKIAIFVLVLGMACMFTAVVTDHWAVLSPQVEKVNVTCEAAHFGLWRLCKKHIYMSSENYVEGHGCGPISLPGEENCTYFRHFTPGQDAEIFEYKTQKEYNISAAAISIFSLAFMILGSLCLLGSCTGKGKGRDYLLKPAGMFFAFAGLCCFITLEVMRQSVKRMIESEETIWIEYSYGWSFACACSGFIFLFLTGIALLVISMPQMPRNPWETCMDAEPDQEG